The segment GAGTTAAATGGGTAGAAATTGGCTTTGAACTTAAAACAAACACCCTGTTTTCTCCTGGAGTTGAAGATGCCCATAATGATATAATTCCAAATGATGAAGTGGTAATTTTAAAAGATAATGAAGTTGCTGCTGTTGGGAAGGCTGTATTAAGTGGAAATGAGATGAAAAGAGCCAGCAAAGGTATTGCAGTAAAAATCAGGCACCGAAAAAAACAAAACCCTCAAAAATCATGATTTTTTGGGGCATGGAAAAAACAAAGTTTTTTCCGGTTGTGAAACTCAGTTTCACAAACACCGAAAGTTCTATGAACTTTCGAGTGTAATTTGCAAAGATATAAATAACTTTAAATATCATAAATAAAGACAATTAAAATACCCCTATTTTTAAATGATATTGGCTTTAAAAAGATTTATTTAAGCTTTAGGGGTTAGAATTAACATAAAATACTTATTTAGTAGAATAAAATAAAAATTTAATTTATTAGAGGAGATATTATGGCAGATGAATTAATAGAAAAAGTAAGAGATGCAGTGGCAACAGTACCTGACCCTCACATGGGTATAAGCATAGTTGAAATGGGAATTCTTCAAAATATTGAAATAGAAGAAAATGAACAAACTGTTGCCAAAATCACAATTAGACCAACCAATCCTGGATGTATGAGTGCAGCAAACATAGCAATGAACGTTAAGGTAGCTGCTGAAAAGGTTGATGAAATAGATAAAGCTGAAATAATTGTCGAAGGTCACATGATGGCTGACGCTATCTGTGAAATGGTAAATAAATAAAATTCTTTATTTAATGGTGTAGTTAAATGAAACATCCATGGAACGTTGTTGTTGTAACCGGCGTTCCTGGAGTTGGTAAAACATCACTCTGTAGAAAAATTAGCAAAGAATTAGAATATAATTACGTTAATTATGGAGATCTCATGCTTGAAATAGCAAGAAGCAGAGATCTTGCATCTACAGACCAAGAAATGTTCAGTCTTCCTATTGAAGAACAATATGAAATCTGGAAGACTGCTGCTTTAATAATAAAAGGTTTAAATCAGGTTATTATTGATTTACATGGTGTGGATCAATCTAAAATTGGTTACATCCTTTCATTACCTGTTGAGATCATTTATCCGGATATTATCATGGTTATTGAAGCATCAGAGGATAAAATATTCTTTAGAAGACATAAAGATCATAAAGAACGGATAGAAGACACTACAGTAACTTTAAAAGAACATAAATGGTTTTTAAGAATTACCATGGCTATTTGTTCTGTGATTTTTGGATGTAATTTGGCAGTATTAAAAAATGACAATTTTGAGGATTGTTTATTACAGATGAGAAATATTTTAAGCAAATGAAATCCAAAATGGATATTATCAGTAAAGATTATATATGATGAAGTTTAAATCTTGAAACTACCTTTTTGTAGGTTTATGGATTGTTAAAAATCCTGAATATATATTATCATATTACTAATTCAATGGGGGCCCGTGGCTCAGCTTGGTTAGAGCGCACGGCTGATAACCGTGAGGCCCTGGGTTCGAATCCCAGCGGGCCCATTGATTTTTTTTATTTCGAGTATCAATGTTAATCTTCTGATAATTTAATTTTTAAGAATACCTAAATAATAATTTAATTAAAAAAATGAAAAATGGTTACAAAAAAATTTATATCTAAAAAAAATACATATAATAATCTGGAGCAATGTGGTAATTAATTACCTCATTTTATTATATTTTTTTTAAAACAACCAATCAGTGCTCATTTTGACAATATTTAGTCATTACTTGATTTTATAAATTCATTTAGTTTTTCAAGAGTTTTACCTGATTTAACAGCGTTTCGTGCTATTTTAAATCCATGCTTAAAGTCTTTTGCAGCACCAGCAATAAAAAGAATAGCCCCTGCATTTACAAGGCATAAATCAAGTCTTGCTATATCCATTTCACTTTCTTCATTACCCTTTAAAACCCCAAGCACAATTTCTTTATTCTCATACAGACTTGAAGATGCTTTAATTAATTCTCTATCTGGCCTTTTTATACCAAAATCTTCAGGATATATTTCTTTTACTTCTATTTTATCATTATAAAGTATCGCCATCTTTGTTTTCCCGATGGTAGAAATTTCATCCATTGCAGGATTTCCTTCTTCATCAAATCCATGAACAACCAGCGCCTTCTTCACTCCAAGGTTTTTAAGCACATTAGCCATTACTTCAACATACTGGGGATCAAAGACCCCAAGAAGTTGGATATCTGCATTTGCAGGAGATGTTAAAGGCCCTAAAATATTAAAAACAGTTCTAATTCCAAGTTCTTTTCTAACATGCATTACATTTTTCATTGCAGGATGGAAATTAGGGGCAAACATGAACCCTATATTGCTTTTTTCCATACATCTTTCCACTTCCCTGGCATCTGCATCAATTTTAACCCCCAGAGCTTCGAGTATATCTGCACCACCGCATTTACTTGTTATACTCCTGTTACCATGCTTTGCTATTACAACACCGCATGAAGCAGCTATTATTGCGGAAATAGTACTTATATTAAATGTTTTTAAATTATCACCTCCTGTTCCGCATGTATCAACAAGTGGAGCATTTATATTTGGAGAAACAGGCACACAGATTTCACGCATAGCTTTTACAAAGCCTGTTATTTCATCTACTGTTTCTCCTTTTATTGAAAGGGCGGTTAAAAAAGCAGATATCTTGGAATCACTTAAATTTCCACTTATTATCTGCATCATACAGTCATAAGCTTCATTTTCATCTAAATTAAGACCAGATACTACTTTTTTTAAATAGTTGTCCATCATAAAAATCACAAATTAACTTTCGTTGCCTCTTTTAGCTCTTTGCAAAATTTACCAATTTTTTGAAGCACTTTCTCTTTATTATTAAGATTTTCAGTGATAATATTTAATATAGCGCTGGCAACAATTGCACCATCTGCACCAGCAGTGATAACCTCCCTCACGTGTTCAGGTCTGGAAATACCAAAACCAACAGCTATTGGAATCTCACTATGCGCTTTTATACGTTCTATAAGTTCAACAGTACTGATTTTAAGCTCATCCCGTGCCCCGGTAATCCCCATAACTGCAACAACATAAAGGAAGCCAGAACACATTTCTAATATTTCTTGAAGTCTCTCATTGCTTGTTGTCTGGGCAGCCATGAAAATCTGCTGAACACCATGCTTTTCTGCCACTTCAAGAGCATCTTTTGCTTCTTCAGGAGGCAAATCAGCTGCAAGGATGGCATTAGCTCCACTTTCTTTTGCAGTTTTATAAAATTCATCAAGACCCATTTTGTAAATTAAATTGTAGTACGTCAAAATTCCAATGGGTATATCTGTAAATTTCCGAACACTTCTTATAAATTCAAACCCTCTTTTAGTAGTCATACCAGAATTAAGAGCCCTTATATCTGCTAATTGGACTGTGGGTCCATCTGCGACTGGATCACTGAAGGGAAAACCTATTTCAAGGGCATCAGCACCATTTTCAACAAATGTTTTAACAATTTTAATAGATGTTTCAAAGTCTGGATCACCTGCAACTATAAAAGGAATTAATGCACCTTCTTTCCTGGCTTTTAATCTATTAAATACATCTTCATAGGTTTCAATATTCATAAATTTACCCCCATAAGCTTTGCAAGTATATCAACGTCTTTATCTCCCCTACCTGAGAGATTTATGACAATGGTTTTTCCTTTGTTTTTCCTTGCATACTTTTCGGCCATTCCGACTGCATGAGAGCTTTCCAGTGCAGGTAGAATCCCTTCATATTCTGAAAGAAGCTTAAAACCTCTAAGGGCTTCCTCATTTGTTACAGGATAATATTCTGCACGCCCTTCACTACTTAAAAATGCATGCTCTGGCCCTACACCAGGATAATCAAGACCAGCAGATATTGAATGAGCTTCAGCTATTTGTCCATGATCATTTTGGAGAACAAAGGAGAGAGATCCATGTAAAATCCCTTCAGTACCTGCACTGATTGTTGCACCGTGTTTGCCATCTAATCCTTCGCCTCCACCTTCAGCGCCAATAAGATTTACTTCTTTATCATCTATAAATTCGGAAAATATCCCCATGGAATTACTTCCACCACCGACGCATGCTATTACTGCATCTGGAAGTTTTCCCTCTTTTTCAAGGATGTCTGCTTTAGTTTCTTTACCAATAACTTTCTGGAAGTGTTTTACCATCATGGGATAGGGATGAGGACCCATTGTAGATCCAATAAGATAATGGGTTGTATCTGCACTTGAAACCCAGTCTCTAAATGCGTCATTGATCGCGTCTTTCAATGTTTTTGAGCCGTTTTCGACGGGTATAACTTTTGCCCCGGATAGTTCCATTCTGAAGACATTTAATTTTTGCCTTTCTACATCTTCACTGCCCATATAAACTTCAGTTGGGATTTGGAGAAGTGATCCAATTACTGCAGTTGCAATTCCATGTTGTCCTGCCCCGGTTTCTGCTATTAATCTTGTTTTACCCATATACTTCGCAAGAAGCCCCTGTCCGAGGGTGTTATTTATTTTATGAGCTCCTGTATGGAGTAAATCCTCACGTTTCAGATAAATTTTACATCCTAATTTTTCTGATAGATTACGTGCATGATAGAGGGGTGTTGGTCTCCCTGCAAACTCTCTTAAATAATATTCAAGTTCTTCATTGAATTTTTTATCATCTTTGAATTTTAAAAATGCCCTTTCCAGTTCTTCAAGGGCAGGAATCAGGAGTTCTGGTACAAAAACCCCCCCGTATTTACCGAATTTCCCATCTAAAATCATCAGATCACCTTGCATTTTTTCATAAATTCTTTAAATTTAAGTGAATTTTTAATTCCAGGACAATCTTCAATGCCTGAATTTACATCAACATAATCAAAATTCTCTTTAATTATTTTTCCTTCTTTTTCAATCCTTTCTATGTTCATTCCACCTGCAAGAAACAATTTGATATCAGGATTACTCATTTTTGCAACTTCGGCCCCTTTAATTGCTGTTTGGAGCGGAATTTGTTTTCCAGTTCCGCCACTTTTTCCAGAAATCATGGAATCAAACAATAAATAATCACAGACCTTAGAAAACTGCTCTATTTCTTCAATTTTAACTTCATCAATATTTTCAGCAATTCCAATTGCTCTAATGATGTTAATTCCATTTATTTCAGAAATTTCTTCAGGGGATAATGAATGTAACTGCACATTTTTGATATCACATTTTTCTACCTTTTTAATGACTTCTTCAGCACTATCTGGTTCCATTACCAGCACGGCTTTATCCGTATCTTTCATGGAATTTTTCAGTTCATTTATTTTCAGGGTATCAACGAATCTCATGGATCGTTTAATATTGATAAACCCTATAAAGTCAGGATTAAGTTTTTCTGAAGATTTTAAATCTCCAGATCTTGTAATTCCACAGATTTTAGCCTTCATTTTCTTCAACCTTTATGTTTTTTCCTGCTTTAACCAGTTCTTCTACTTTTTTAGATATATCAACTGATTCCATTATGCTGGAACCGATTAAAACTGCATCAGCACCATAGCTTCCAAGAAGTTTAATATCTTGTCCATTTTGCACTCCGCTTTCTGATACAAGAATTATATCTTCAGGTACATGTTTTGCTAGCTTTTCTGTTCTTTTAAAGTCAATACTGAAATCATTGAAGTTCCGGTTATTTATTCCGATTATATTTGCCCCTGCTTTTTTGGCTATTTCTATTTCTTCTCTGTTTTTACACTCCACAAGAGCATCCATTTCAAAATAATGGCATAAATCAATTCCAAATCTCAGATCTTTATATAAATCTGCCATCAGGAGCACTGCACTTGCTCCACAGGAACGGGCTTCATAAATCTGGTATTCATCAATAATAAAATCCTTTCTAAGGACAGGTAACTTGGTGGTTTTAGATGCAATTCGCAGATTTTTAACACTGCTTTTAAAGAACATTTCTTCGGTTAATACAGAAACTGCACTTGCTCCTCCTTTTTCATATAAATGAACCACATCTTCAACCATTAGATTGGAAATATCACCTTTAGATGGTGATGCTGGTTTGTACTCACAGATTATGGAAATATCTTTTTCATTAATAATTGCCTTTTTAAAATTTGCCCTTATCTTCGTAACCCTGATATTTTCTTTTAATTCGCTTAAAGGCCGATATTTCATTTCTCTTTTAAGTATTTTCTTCCTTTCGGTGATTATTTGTGAAAAACTGATCATGAACCCACTTCCAGGAAGTTTTTAATTATTTGAACACCTTGAGCAGTCCCTATGGACTCTGGATGAAATTGCAGGCCGAAAACAGGACTATCAACATGTTTTATTCCCATAATAGTCCCATCATCTGTTTTTGCAGTGATTTCTATACATTCCGGAATGCTCTCTTTATCACAGATAAGTGAATGATATCTTGTAGCTTCCATGGAATTTTCAACCCCTTTAAAGATTCCATCATCTGTATGGTGAATTTTGCTCAATTTACCGTGAATTGGCTTAGCTCTTGTAATTTTACCTCCAAACGCTGCAAAAATTCCCTGATGCCCTAAACATACTCCTAAAATAGGAATTATACCATTAAATTCTTTTATCACGTCCATGCAAATCCCAAAATCTCTTTTGTTTAATGGATTTCCAGGACCTGGAGAAATGATTATTTGATCTGGATTAATTTGCCTTATTTCTTCAACACTGATTTCATCATTTCTTTTAACCATAATGTCCTTTTCAAGTTCCCCTATTAGCTGATATAAGTTATAGGTGAAGGAATCATAATTATCAAGTATAAGTATCATTTTTAGTCCTCCAAACTTGAAATATTCTTACCACTTGCAAGTTCAAGGGCTTTTACAAGTGCCTGTGCCTTATTTTCACATTCAAAATACTCATTTTCAGGTATAGAATCATATACGATTCCTGCTCCTGCCTGTAATTTGGCTCTATATCCTTTACATATTAAAGTCCTTATAACAATTGCAAAATCAGCATTTCCATTCAGAGAGAAATAACCTAAAGCACCACCATAAGGTCCTCTTGAAATTCCTTCAAGTTCATTAATTATTTCCATTGCCCTTATCTTGGGGGCACCGCTTAAAGTTCCTGCAGGGAAAATAGATCCAAATGCATCTACCGCAGTCATATCCTCTCTTAATTTTCCTATAACGTGAGAAACTATGTGCTGTACATGCGAAAACTTTTTTACAGCCATATATTCGGGGATGATTACAGAATCAAATTCACTTACTTTCCCTACATCATTTCTTGCAAGATCAACAAGCATTAGATGTTCTGCAAGCTCTTTTTCGTCATTTAATAATTCATTTTCTAATTTTTTATCATCTTCAATGTTTTTACCGCGTTTTCTTGTTCCTGCAATTGGAAATGTTTCAACGTTTCTTCCTTCAACCCTTACAAGCATCTCTGGACTTGAACCGATTATTTCAGTTTTTCCAAGTTTTAGATGATACATGTAAGGTGAAGGGTTCATTTTACGAAGATTTTTATAAATTGAAAGTTTATCCCCTTTTATTTCGTATTCACGGGCATTGGAAATCACACTCTGGAATATTTCACCTGCTTTTATTTTCTCTTTAGCAAGTTTCACCATATTTTCAAATTCTTCCTTTGAATGCTGTTGTTTTTTGAATTTGAAATCAATATTACCAATTTTATGACTTTTTTTTGCCATCTGGTTTATTTCATCTATTCTGTTTTCGCCAAGTGTAACATATTCGCATTTATTCTGTAATCTATCGAAAATTATGGAGTCTAAGAATAAACCAAATTCAAATTCAGGGTAGAAAGAATCATTTGTCTTTATATTTTCAAAATATCTTGCTGCTTCATAGGATATGTAGCCTACAAGACCCCCTACAAACCCTTTTTTTTCGAAACTTTCAGATGTCAGTTTCTTTATTTCATCAAAAGGATTTTCTGTTTCAATTTCTTCTTTCATCCCCTCTTTTTCCATAATTAAAACATTATCTTTAGCTTTTAATATTGCAACGGGTTTAAAACCTAAAACCGAAAGTCTTGAAAGTCCGCTGTCACTTTCCATTGATTCAAGGAGAAATGCACTTTCTGAGTTTCGATAAATATTTTTAAATAATTCAAAAGGAGAATCGAAGTCAATTTCAATACTCTGAGGTTTTTTTAATTTAATATTGCCAAAAACATTCACTGCCTTTCATATTGTCACCATAATTGAATTTATCACAATAAGTAGTATTCTGTAAAGTACTATTTAAAGCTTTATAGTACATATTTGTACTTTAAACCGAAATCTTAAAATAGAAAGAACTATAAAGGGATATTAAGCACAGATATGTACATTATAAAACAGGAGATCGGTATGTGGGAGAAAATAAAACATAAATTTGAAAAATTTCCGGCACGTATGAACGTAGCAAGGAAAATAGTAGAATATGGATTGTGTGTTGGTGAAAATGGCAAAATATATTGTGGTGATATTGAAATAAGTGATTTAGCAATTGCAAGAGCAGCAAATGTTGATAGGAGAAGCATTAAAACTACAGTAGATGTGATTCTATCTGATGAACAGCTTGCAAAGATATTTTCAAATATAATCCCCGCAGGGCCACTCGTTAAAAATGTAGCAAAAGATCTGGGATTTGGTGTTGTAGAGATCGAGGCTGAAGCTGAAAATCCAGGAATAATTGCCAAAGCTACAGATTTAATATCAAAGGAAAATATAAGCATTAGGCAGGTTCATGCAGGTGATCCTGAATTTGAAGAAAACCCCCGTCTTACTATTATAACAGAAAAGCCAATGGATGGAAATTTGATAAATAAATTTCTGGAGATTGAAGGAGTGATAAGGGTTTCTATATATTAGCAATAATTAAGTTTATAAGTATTGAAAATATATTTTTAAAAAGTTTTAAATTATTCAATTAAATTAATTATTAAAAACAAGGTGCAAATGATGGATACAACAATATTAATCTTATTGATACTGATATTCAGCTTCATAGGAGTTTCTGGACTTACATTTGTATTAAACAGAAATGCTGAAGCCTAAATTTTTCTAAATAGTTTTCTATTTTTTTATTTTCCTGTTTTTTCAAATTTTATTATAAATTTTGTACCATTACCGTTTTCAAGTTCTATAGATCCATTCAGCTGTTTTACAAGGGTATTTACAAGCTGCAATCCTAATGATTCTGTATTTTTAAAGTCAATGTTTTCAGGAAAACCAATACCATTATCTCCAACTATCATTTTGAGCGAATTCCCTTCCTGTAACATTTCAATGCTAATCTCTCCATAATCTTCTGGACTGTTAAATTTTAAATCTGTTTGTCCGTGAACTATGTTCACTGGAATTGAAGATCCCTCAAAATCTTTGTTTTTGGAGTCGGGAAAAACTTCATTTCCCTGGTTTTTATCTTCAAACTTGCGAACAACGTTCGCAGGGAATGCATGTTTTAAAGAATTGGTCACAAGTTCATTTAATATGAGGCCGCAGGGAATTGCAGAATCAATATCCAGCATCACACTCTCTACATTTATCTTCGATATTATCAGCCCTGATTTTATTCCATATGAGTTAAAAAGCCCCGATACCAGTTTCTGAATGTATTTTTCAATGTTAATTCTTGCCAGATTCTCGGATCTGTATAGATTTTCATGAATCATGGCCATAGATCTTACTCTATCCTGACTTTCCTTGAAAATGTCCCTGTAGTTATCATCTTTAATATATCTGGACTGAAGACTTAAAAGACTGGAAATTACCTGCATGTTGTTTTTAACTCTGTGATGAATTTCTTTTAATAAAACCTTTTTTTCTTCAAGTGAAGCTTTGATTTGTTCTTCTGCATGTTTACGATAATCTATATCTCTTGTACCACATACAAATCCCATGTGCTCATTTTCATGATTGAATATTGGAGTACCTACAGTTTCAAGCCAAACATAAGTTTCGGTATCCTTTTTAAAACGATATTCTATTTCATTAGGATATGTGTAGTACTTTGCATTCTTAAAAAATGATTTGAATGTTTCAAGATCATCAGGATGAACAAAATCCAAAACATTTTTCCCTAACAGGCTTTTTGAATCATATCCTAAAATTTTTTTAGACGAAGGACTTAAATACTGATAAACACCGTTTATATCACTTTGGGTAATTAAATCCATCATGTTATTAGTTATAAGGCTCAGATGTTTTTCTCGTTTTTCCAGTATATCCTGATTAGCCTGTAATAACTTCTGAGTCCTGTTACTATCCTCCAGAGCGATAATCTGGCGAATAAATACCAGTGTTATTATAATCACTGCTCCTCCGAGCAATACATTGGTATTGGATCCTTCAGGATAAAGATAAATCCAGAATAATAATAGATATATAAAAAAGAGCCATAATAATGGTAAATATGAACTTAAATTAATTTTAGGGGATAATTTGTATGGAAAAGATGATATATATCTGATTTTTTCATCGTTGATATAATAAATACCGGCGAGGGCGGTTAAAATATATGAAGTTGACCATCCTGCATCTAAAAGTCCGCCAGAATTATATATTCCATATAAAAATTGATATAAAAAAATTAAATTGGTAATGACAAGAATTAAAGCGCTCATAATTAACAATAATAATGGGGTTTTTTTAACCTGTCCAAACCAATTAAAAAATAAATAAAAGAGTGTAAATAACAAAAAGATATCCAAAAACAAATAAGATAACGATATAACTATGCTGAATGGGTTTTGCATCTGAAGAAGGGGATTTATTAGAACTACCCATAGAACCAGGGCAAAAGACACAATTAAAATCCCTGTATCAATAAGAATATGATATTTTTTGATATCATGGGTTTGAGTAACAGGTAGATGAAGAATACCCATTATAATCAAAGGATAATAAGCTAAATAAAAAATGTCGGCAATGGAGGGTGATGAAGGCTGATTGAAACCAATTGGAAGAACAATCCATATAATGTTACCCAAAAATGTAACCAATAAGGATAATGTAATTAAAATCCATCCTATAAATGCTCTTTTTCCATATTTAGAAGATATCTTTGATACATACAGTAAAATACTTAAAACAAGTAAATTTATGATAATAAATATGATTTTATTTAAATCAATAGAGCTGGGTACATTTATTAGGGTTTTAATGATGGAAATGAATGTAACGAAGATTAATAGATTCTTTAAAATTCTTATTTTATCCTTATCTTCCGAAACATACATAAATCATCAACCATAAGAAATTTTTATTATTAATAATAATTTAATCAGTTAATGATATTTAATTAAAAAGATGTATTTATAGTAAATACCAAATTCTTGAAAATTCAGGATCTAGAAAATTAATTGATATTAGATATAATTTATTTAATTCTCTAAAAATATATTAGTTCAATAATCACTTCCTAAAATGTTTTTATTTTAAAACGTGATTTTATGGAGGGGAAGGTTTAATGTAATAATTTAATTTTCATAAATATCTGAACAATATACATTCAAAAATGAAATAAAGTCTAAATAGCGTTTATTTTAACAAAAATAATTGAAGATTGATTAAATAAAATTGAAATAAAATCCAATATTTAATTCAGTTAAAATTAAAAATTACTGGTTGTCTTCTTCATCCAAAGCTTTTAGAAGTTCTTCCCATGCTTCCAGTGATTCTTTGGCTTCTTGATCGCTTAAAACTTCTATAGCATATCCTGAATGAACCAGTACATATCTGCCTACTTCAACATCTTCCACTAAATCCAGTTTAGCGTTTTGACGTACTCCTCCAAAGTCAACAACTGCTACATTATCGTTAATTTCTATTATTTGTGCTGGGGCTGCGATACACATTGAGATCTCCTCTTAAATAGTTTTTAATTAATAAATTTTGATTATTTAATAAAAAGTTTTAATTTCAAGCTAAATTTTTCTAAACTCAACTATTTTTAATAATTTTAATATGTAGTTCTACCATATAAAATATGCGATGGAGGAAATTTTATGGATATAGTGATTATTGGGGGAGGACCTGCCGGTAGAACTGCAGCCATTGAAGCATCAAGCCTTGGAGAAAACGTTACACTTATTGAAGGAAATAAAATTGGGGGCACTTGCCTTAATGAGGGTTGTATGGTTGTTTGCGGATTAAATGAAGTTTCAAAATTTATTATTGATGCAAAAAACTTTAAAGATCTTGGAATAATTGATGATACTCATGAAATCTCTTTTGATAAAGTAATTAGCGGCGTTAAAAATACTGTAGATAAAATCAGTCATGTTCTTGAATCTGAAACTAAAGAAGCGGGAGCAGAAATAATAAGTGGTAATGCAGAGCTTCAAAATGAAAAAGTCACAGTAAATGACGAAGAGCATGATTATGATAAATTGATTATAGCTACGGGTGCCAGGCCTTTTATTCCTGAAATTGAGGGGGCTGAAAATGCCATTACCTACAAGGATATATTAAATTTAACAGAACTTCCTGAAGGGTTAAATATAATAGGAAGTGGGATCATTGCAGCTGAATTTGCCAATATATTTTCTACTATGGGCGTAAAAGTTAATATTCTATGTAGAAATCAATTTTTAGGAATGCTTGATATGGATATTAAAACATATTTGGTTAAAAATCTTTTAACTGATGCATTTATCCATGAAAATATTCAGACAGAAACGATATACGAAGACCATATTTTAACTGAAAAAGGACAAATGGAAGGTAAAACTTTGTTCGCTGCAGGTATGATCCCCAATTCTGAAATTGCCTCAGATATTGTTAATACCAATGAAAAGGGCCATATAATTGTTGATAATCGGATGCAGACAAGCCGTGAAAACATATATGCAGCAGGAGATGTTGCCAGAAAAATAGGAAACACACCAATTTCAAGGGCAGAAGGAGTAGTAGCAGCTAGAAATGCGTGCGAAATTTATTCAGAGATGGATTACAGCCTTATTCCCTATGCAATTAATCTATATTATGATGTGGCATTTATAGATTCCAAAATCAATGGTGGAGGTATGGAAGGATATATTCCGGGCTCAGCAGGTCCAGGATCATTTTGGAGAGTTCTTGAAGGCATGACAGGCCTCACAAAGATGAATGTAAACGAAGACAGGGGCGTAAATAAGATTTTTTCAATCTCGCCTTCATCACGTACCAGTATGGCTTATATATCTAAATTATTGAGGGAAGGGCAAAAAATTGATGATTTCGATGATT is part of the Methanobacterium sp. genome and harbors:
- a CDS encoding amino acid-binding protein, whose amino-acid sequence is MWEKIKHKFEKFPARMNVARKIVEYGLCVGENGKIYCGDIEISDLAIARAANVDRRSIKTTVDVILSDEQLAKIFSNIIPAGPLVKNVAKDLGFGVVEIEAEAENPGIIAKATDLISKENISIRQVHAGDPEFEENPRLTIITEKPMDGNLINKFLEIEGVIRVSIY
- a CDS encoding HypC/HybG/HupF family hydrogenase formation chaperone, with amino-acid sequence MCIAAPAQIIEINDNVAVVDFGGVRQNAKLDLVEDVEVGRYVLVHSGYAIEVLSDQEAKESLEAWEELLKALDEEDNQ
- the trpE gene encoding anthranilate synthase component I yields the protein MNVFGNIKLKKPQSIEIDFDSPFELFKNIYRNSESAFLLESMESDSGLSRLSVLGFKPVAILKAKDNVLIMEKEGMKEEIETENPFDEIKKLTSESFEKKGFVGGLVGYISYEAARYFENIKTNDSFYPEFEFGLFLDSIIFDRLQNKCEYVTLGENRIDEINQMAKKSHKIGNIDFKFKKQQHSKEEFENMVKLAKEKIKAGEIFQSVISNAREYEIKGDKLSIYKNLRKMNPSPYMYHLKLGKTEIIGSSPEMLVRVEGRNVETFPIAGTRKRGKNIEDDKKLENELLNDEKELAEHLMLVDLARNDVGKVSEFDSVIIPEYMAVKKFSHVQHIVSHVIGKLREDMTAVDAFGSIFPAGTLSGAPKIRAMEIINELEGISRGPYGGALGYFSLNGNADFAIVIRTLICKGYRAKLQAGAGIVYDSIPENEYFECENKAQALVKALELASGKNISSLED
- a CDS encoding NAD(P)/FAD-dependent oxidoreductase, with the translated sequence MDIVIIGGGPAGRTAAIEASSLGENVTLIEGNKIGGTCLNEGCMVVCGLNEVSKFIIDAKNFKDLGIIDDTHEISFDKVISGVKNTVDKISHVLESETKEAGAEIISGNAELQNEKVTVNDEEHDYDKLIIATGARPFIPEIEGAENAITYKDILNLTELPEGLNIIGSGIIAAEFANIFSTMGVKVNILCRNQFLGMLDMDIKTYLVKNLLTDAFIHENIQTETIYEDHILTEKGQMEGKTLFAAGMIPNSEIASDIVNTNEKGHIIVDNRMQTSRENIYAAGDVARKIGNTPISRAEGVVAARNACEIYSEMDYSLIPYAINLYYDVAFIDSKINGGGMEGYIPGSAGPGSFWRVLEGMTGLTKMNVNEDRGVNKIFSISPSSRTSMAYISKLLREGQKIDDFDDFIEVHPSTDAIYKLMRFFARFE
- a CDS encoding histidine kinase dimerization/phosphoacceptor domain -containing protein; this encodes MYVSEDKDKIRILKNLLIFVTFISIIKTLINVPSSIDLNKIIFIIINLLVLSILLYVSKISSKYGKRAFIGWILITLSLLVTFLGNIIWIVLPIGFNQPSSPSIADIFYLAYYPLIIMGILHLPVTQTHDIKKYHILIDTGILIVSFALVLWVVLINPLLQMQNPFSIVISLSYLFLDIFLLFTLFYLFFNWFGQVKKTPLLLLIMSALILVITNLIFLYQFLYGIYNSGGLLDAGWSTSYILTALAGIYYINDEKIRYISSFPYKLSPKINLSSYLPLLWLFFIYLLLFWIYLYPEGSNTNVLLGGAVIIITLVFIRQIIALEDSNRTQKLLQANQDILEKREKHLSLITNNMMDLITQSDINGVYQYLSPSSKKILGYDSKSLLGKNVLDFVHPDDLETFKSFFKNAKYYTYPNEIEYRFKKDTETYVWLETVGTPIFNHENEHMGFVCGTRDIDYRKHAEEQIKASLEEKKVLLKEIHHRVKNNMQVISSLLSLQSRYIKDDNYRDIFKESQDRVRSMAMIHENLYRSENLARINIEKYIQKLVSGLFNSYGIKSGLIISKINVESVMLDIDSAIPCGLILNELVTNSLKHAFPANVVRKFEDKNQGNEVFPDSKNKDFEGSSIPVNIVHGQTDLKFNSPEDYGEISIEMLQEGNSLKMIVGDNGIGFPENIDFKNTESLGLQLVNTLVKQLNGSIELENGNGTKFIIKFEKTGK